Within the Thunnus thynnus chromosome 23, fThuThy2.1, whole genome shotgun sequence genome, the region TTATGTGACAACATagcagatttatttttcatatttgtatttttttttttttaactaactCTAATGACAGCACAAACTGCAACAGTAAGAAAaagtcttttattatttatacaacAAACTCAGTTTATGCAAATGTAAAGATATAACATGACAAATGAAAGGTTATAAGGGTTctacacattaaaaacaggaaagaagaGCATAATTTAGTCTTATATGAGGTGATAATGAGCTACACAAAAATCTAGTTTACATTACAAATCTCCTCGATGACACTTCTGCAGTGACATCAGGGTGTTTGGGCTGAACTGGTAGGTGAGCTTCTTCTTCACCTTGAAAATCTCTCCGGACCGGGCGTAGTTCCTGAGGGCCCGGGACATCTTTTGGTAAGTCATCGGCCTCTTGTTGCCCTTTCTCTGCCCCCAGAGGGCCGCTAACTGGTCCTTGTTTCTGGAGGAAAAGCGGAAAACGCCAGTGGCTGCTGGGACCCAGGACACACAGTGGGCCATGGTTGGATCCTCCAACAtttcaaacaggaagtgaaacaggCGCACCTTTCTACCTGCAACCAGTGAGGAAACAGTAAGTGGCATGTACAGTTAGCACTGACTTTACAGGAAAGAGGATTTAGGGAATATCGCCAACAGCTGTGCCACACTAAAACAGTTAGTGCTGGTTACGGTTAATCATTTCCTCACATAAAGATATTCCCAGAAAATTTCTTCAATGATGGGTTTAAGTAGTGAGGATAAAGCTGTAAACACTGAGGTTATCTGATAGATATGTAAAAACAGCTATTGAGCTAAGCCATGCACAGCTCCATTGTTTTTCTACAGTAAAGGGAACATCTCTTATTTGCTCTCTTGGTATTGTTTCCCTCAGGCTACTAGCAACCAGGGCAATAACAGTATCTAGTGACCAAAAAAAGGAGAACTCACCACTCCCCGCTGCTGTGGCCTGGTGTGTGGTTGATTGTCTTGTTGATACAAAGTTTGGCAGTGACCCACCATCAGACAATGTTGACGTGTTTTGGCCAAGAGCCGGTGGGGCATCGTGTGCCAGCAAGGGCTGAAGTACAggtttgatgttgtttttggaGAAACCGAAATAACAACAATAGCAGAGCATTAGATTGCAGAGCACTGGACAGCTTTAAAGGTTTTGTTACATGTGGatatttttctatgtgtgtgtcatgtggggaaaaaatgactaaaacaaacattttgatgcTTACAGGTGACTCATAGGACATCCCACGCTGCTCACATGATGAATCATCCACACCTGGCACACCTGCAGCCCAGTACACCTTGTCTgctgggggggaaaaaaagttgcTCAAAGATTGCACTTAAATTAAATCATATGAAGCATTATAATTTCATTTTCCAGCCTTTCTCCTTACCATTTTCTCCAGTGTTTTGTCTGTAGTACTCCTCTAGGAATTCCAAGATCACCTCCAAATCTGATTGGGTCTCCTGGAGGTTAAAGCATTCAAAATTAGCATTCagtgtttaattatttatgtaattcTAATGTCATCCTTGCAGTAAGTGTCTGCTCTTTACCATCACTGATGTGGTTGTTTCTAATGCAGCAAAGTCCCTGCAGTTTGAATTTCACAAAACTGAGTTTGAGACAAAATGCACAGAGACGTTGAGGTACCCGGACTCTTATTATACCCCCCGCAGGAGCGGGCTTTTCTGCATAACACCAGACGTCTTCTACCCCGGGCTCACAGGAACAATGACCACCATCCCACAAAGCCCAACACCAGCACCAGTCAACCCATCAACAAAGCCTCCCAGCACTGACCACATCCTCCCCGCTGAACAAGATAAGACCTGGCCTGGAGGCAGGCTCTACACAATGCTCTCTTTTCAGGAAAAACACACTTGCTGCCACATTTTTCCTCACAGGATGTgtcttaatttcatattttttagtgTGCCTGTTGTAATATTTCACTACAGTGGAGATGGTGccaaaatgtttgatttgaacGCAGTCTTTATATTCTTGTCCAACAgtgtatgtgttttctttttgggaCAAACAATGAGAGTTGAGAGGCTGCAGTTTGTTTCTATGAAGTCAGTAAAAACAAGTAATAGAGTACccagatttatttattggtcGTATTCAAAAGAGTCCAACAAATTATGCAAAAATTAAAATTCgaataaaaatgaattgttATGTTGTGAAAAACCAACATTTATTgatacacaataaataaaatatacaaacacttACATTTCATTACATAGAACATGCTTATTACTGGTTGTTTGCTGTTACAACAGGAgctaaagaaaatattaattgttattattattgtacaatatAATCACAATTATCTCTTATACAGCCTCATAAAACCAAAGAGCCAAGAAAGGCTACGTACACTGCAAATGAAACGTGTCTGAACATcctatattttaacattttgagtcAAACCATAAGCAAATGctctaaatatataaaagagATAGTTACAAGTGAACTGGaaaatatttgtgatttttttgtactGTTCAAAATAGACACTTGTAGCAGAAAAAACACGTGATGAACAGCCTTACCAGATGTCTTTTAGATATAATATCACAGTTTAAGCCACCATTCTGAGATACTTAAATTTTTACAGGTTCTCTGTCAGATTATATTTCACCCTCAGATAATAATAGCTTGTCCTCTCTTTAGTCTGACCTGACGTTTCCTCTCTCATGAGCACTGCTACCAAAGAACTAAATCTTTGTATTTAAGATCGCATTTAACTGGCTCTCAGATCTTAATGTGGCTCTTAATTAGTGCTTTATTGAATGCAgatcactgtttttgttttgatatattCTTTTTACATGCAGTTTTGTAGTTTCAAAGTATTTACAATGAATTTAAAGTaaccaaaaatgcaaaactatATAGGTATTTAAACACTTTTGACTGGCTGTGTAAAAATCCCTTGAGTGTTACTCTTTGTGACAGTAACAGTCCCACTTTGACGTATAAAAACATGCAGTGAATGAAAATGAACCCAGGAagtttgacagtaaaaaaaaaagttaagtctCTGGAAACCTTTTCAAACTTTAAGGGTTTAAGAGATTTCTCAAACAGTCTTTCATCTCAGAGCTTGGCTGCGTTGTGTGAAGTGAAGCTGGCAGCCAGGTCATAATCTTCCTGCAGCTGGTAGTGTCCGTACCAGCTGTGCCAGTCCGGCGCTGCAGAGCCACAGTAGCTCTGTTCAGCCAGgttttgctgctgctggatgtggaCTTCCTCCTGTGCGGGGTGGCAGGGCAGGTGCATGGGCACCTGTGCAGAGCCGAGCCTGTGCAGGATGTCTGGGTTGAACTGGTAGGTGAGTTTGCGGCGCACCTTGATGATCTCACCGGTGCGGCTGTAGTTTCTCAGGGCTCGTGCCATCTTCTGATAGGTCATGGTCTTGCGGTTGCCCTTGCGTTGGCCCCAGCACTCAGCCAGCTTCTCTTTGTTCTTGGAGATGAAGTGGAAGGTGCCGCTTCCGCTGTCTGTCCACTGGATTGAGTCGCCCATGTTGGGGTCATTCAGAGCTTCATGGAGGTATTCATAAAGTCTGAGCTTCTTGCGACCTGAGGAGATTAATTTATCCTCATGTTAGTGGTGAAAGCTCTGAAGCAACATGTAAAATGTACTGAAAATCTAAACATAATTACCTTTACTATTCCTCTGTGGTGGCAAGATGGAGTAGAAATGAGGAGATTCAGTTTGTGAGTGATTCAAGGAGACATCAGGGATAACCTGAGGCCAGGcctgctgctgtaaaacagATATTTAAAGTCAGCAAGGCTTCCCATGTTTctaaatctaatctaaaaaatgtatctgtttattagacacacaaatgcagattttattttgtGCTACTTACAGCTGTGTCATTCCAGTCATATGTGGAAGTTGGGACATCAGAAGGGTGTGTGACGAGGCAGCAGGAGATCTGACACTGCAGAGATGGCTGCTGGGGACCCAGAGTCTCATAGTATGTAtactctgaaaagaaaaaagtgttaaattaaGATATTAATacatcaaatgtcaaaatacaatCACATAATCACTCAAAATGTCTTTGACTTTgataaaaaaaggaagaaaactgtggattttaatgacaaaaagaaagaaatgcaacagaaatgttatgtttacattaataATTTTGTGCAGTAAAGTGCAGAGCAGGTTGTCTAAAAGATGTTTGCTGTACCTGATTCATAATATGAATGATTTGAATGCTGTTGAATCACATCAATTGCATCCTGGAAATGTTGATTGATGTCGTTGTCAAAGGAACCCTAGAATAGGAAGATGCAGGAACAGAATCCTTAATTTCACACTTAATAATCTAtaacataattacattttacaggtAAAGTTTCccttaaataaatatgaaaattagGAGCAAGACACTATTAAATTATAGGAGACTCAAAAGTTAATTTTAATCTTCCATATTTctgtaattaaaatgaaaatcaaaggCAGCATCCTCACAACTCACCATCTTGTATGACTGAGTGCTGCCCTCAGTTGAGGCCATTTCCGTCCTAATAGGTGAACGCCGCTGCACTTGTGCAGGTGTACACTATTTGGAcaggtatatatatatcttgCAGACCTCCAATACCTGTTCACTGTTCAGCCACATGAATAGGTAGAGGCCGGTCAATTTAAATGTGTTAACGTCATGATGGACTGCAGCCGCACACTTCTCTTTTTTGGAAGCATAGATCAGATCTAAGCATCACACTCTCTCATAGTGGAGATCGTAATCTacgaacaacaaaaaaaaactcttttattGCACGCTCAACCCAGGAAAGCACCAATTCCCAGTGACCTGAGAATTTGCATACAGGAGAGATATCTATCTCAAATACATGTCTTTTATCGGTGCTCTTCAGTAATGCACTTTTCTGTAGAGTTACGGGAAATTTTCCTCTGTGctactttgttttctgtcaacatagTAAAGTGATGAACATTTGCATACAAATATGAGCCACAACAAATCAAAAGGATtcaattattataaatatttctttaacttcaatttaaaaactaaaatagcAAAATTATCTCAtaaaatcattgttttcaaattcagcattatttttattttattttatttggaatATTAAAAAGTTATAATTGCATATTTGCCTCCTGAAATCTaataactgataaaaacaacacaaacgcTCTGATCTGgtcaacaacaaaataacaaacttggttcctcttcttctcacattttttatttgttgcagcACATTTATGTCGCTCATGATCATTAAAGAGACACAAGGACATTTGTTGGCGTTGACGCTTCTTTAATTTTGCTTAAATTTTAAGAAAAGTTAATTGTGCAGTCATTAAAATTTGCTGCAGAAATCAAATGAGCTTCTGTTACAGTTTtaaaagctgttgtttttttgcaccTACACTTAAATTCTTTTAATGAGAGTGTTTCATTAAATCCTCATATCACTTAAAACAACCTCAATATACTGTAAGCCACAGGTGTATGTGGGCTTATTGTGGAACTGaagataaattaaaataagttgttgTGGCTATTTGAATTTCCAATTAACCAGAATACcataaacacagtttcagataaATGTGATTGTAAAGGTTAATGGTTAATAATGTGGTGATCACTGTTAAACTCAGCCGGCGCTTTTATTCCACAAAGCCAACCCCCTCTTCAAATAAACACCAGCTTTTTGAGAAGTTCATTTATCTCAGGCGTGCAGTTTTAAATATCAACTGACTTGGTCCTGAAGTTCCCCTTTCAGCCCAGTTAAGTGTGGTGGCAGTCAGGCCTGAACGCTGAGCTGGAAACATCATGGAAACAAAGAAATGGAGATGCACAGGTTATATCTAAGCCAAAGATAGATATGATTAGGTAACTGGTTCAGTCAGTTTAATGCATCTTGATGTGATGTGATCTGATTTGTGtctgatttgactcattttattgtttttccatCGGTTAAGAAAAACACTTTCTCACAGTAAATTAACAtgttgtgtgcacatgtgtgtctgtgcgtgtaggaggggaggaaggagtttctctgtgtgtgtgtgtgtgtgtgtgtgtgtgcaagcatgcaaatgtttgtgagtgtgtgaggcGCAtaagagtgtttgtgtgtgtttcctgcctgTGCAGCACgctgataaaaacaaagaacCACAAACCTCGTCCTTTCTCCCACTCCGTCTTTCCCTCTTCCCATTCAGGGTGAAATTTCTGTCAAATCAACTTCATAAATTAAAGACCGCAACCTGTTGGGCCGCAGCTGAAGCCTGacagctgtgtgctggtgtTTGGTGCTGTGTGGGATGCAGAGTTTTTGTCTCTCATGCTCCATTATGTTGGTCTTTTAGGTCttaaaaaaaggttgttttcaACTATTTTATATGGTTTGGTGGATAAAAGCGTCTaccaaataacaaaaatgtaaaatatacaatGTTATGTTCATTATTCATGAGCGCTCTTTATCACTGGTTGACCTGAAGAGATCACTTACAGCAGTCATCTGCAACAGGGAAGTAATGTGGGATGCTTTTTTTCATCGTTGTTGTAATACCGGTTGAGCTCACACTACTCTAATCAAATACTATTTACTATTCATTCTCCAGTGTTAGTCAATCTGtcagttagtcagtcagtcaccactttggtccagactgaaatatctgaacagCTATTAGATGGATTTCCATTGATTGTCTCTAGAGGATTAAGTCAGATGCTTAACTAAGATTATGAGCAGTGTATATATGCATGGCTGTAGGCTATTAGTCttgttttgtggttgttttaCTACCTGAATTCACagtgttttattctattctagAAATATATAAACCATATACTAAAAACTACCACATGCATTTGCAGTCCTGACTGATTTGGTGCCTGATACTTGTATCAGTTCAGGAAGATTAGATATAATTACTAGAATAATAGATAGAACAAAATTTTGTCActaaagcagcaacagcaatgTTTTCAACTGGAAACTCATGATATGGACTCAATATTATTTCcctggaaacaaatctaaaatataaaaaaaatgattaatatttCTGACATCAAACCACAGAGtgaaatttgaatttgtcaTTCATCCTCCCTCTTAATGCTAATGCACGTGGCTGATGTGAAAAAATGTCTAATAGTAAATGCTCCTCTAATCATTTTCCTTCTTATCCAAAGTCATTGATtacctgtttttgttgttgtataatGTATTTAGATAGAAGATATCCAGTAGATTACTTTGGTaattcattttcagtatttatctTTGTTTGGATGTGTTGTTAGAAACACTGAGCCCAGTTTTGAGGGAAAACGATATTCCTTCTTGCAAAACAGCAAATGCACACTCAAAATTATGTTGTGCTCTCAACACTCttaataaagaagaagaaaataacataCTGAGAAAATactgtcacaaaaaaaacaaaaacaactcagtcaagacagcaaaaagaaaaacaacctttATTTTCAACACAGTGCATCAAATCATAAGTTTTGAATACACACCTGCAGTTATTTAGTGAAGAAatctgaaaacaaaattaacaaaatagtcTGTTTAGCTGTTCATAATCTCTGTCATTTAGAGTAAAATGTCAGttgaaaatgcaattaaaacTGAGTGATGTATTAATTACATTTGTCAGCAACTGATGCTGCAACAGAGTTGACATTACATTATCATTTGCTTTAATATAGTACATTTACTGCTACAGTATTTTCTGTAAATGATAATGTTGAAGGTGTCAGTAAATCCACGTTTAATATGTGGTTaggtttgttttggtgtttgtgagcagctgggaaaaaaagaggagaaaaaaagagagacagagaaaaaaagattcatGCTTGTCTGTGGAGGTGCTACGGTGAATTTCACAGCCAGCATGCTGCAGCTTTATCTGTCCAAACAAAGAAGCACTTTCCTTCCCCTTCTCAATTCAATAGCTACGTGCATGTTGGCATCGATGCGGGAACGGCAGACCAACCGCAGCTCAGTCAACCCTTATTGTTCTTCCTAATTTACTGGCACTCGATGAAAACCAAGAAGTGTCAAAGCCACTGGTGCATAATCATTTTATCAGGTGTGACCGCAGAGTCATAATCTCTATCTGTGAAATCATGTTTGTGTAACAGGTGAGAGCATCATAAAAAGAACCAATGCAcatagtttagttttagtttttaaaatccatttaaTAAGCCTTTACATCTCAACAAAGCCCTTTAATCTTTTTGAGCAGGCACAgataacttttttatttatttcgtCTTCCTTGGTTATCCAGCGGGTCCCTTCTCTAAAGCAACACAGTATGAGACATATGGTTTACTTATGgataagatgtttttttaatatatgaatGGTGA harbors:
- the spi2 gene encoding transcription factor Spi-C; translated protein: FECFNLQETQSDLEVILEFLEEYYRQNTGENGKEKGWKMKLSDKVYWAAGVPGVDDSSCEQRGMSYESPVSSLVAGRKVRLFHFLFEMLEDPTMAHCVSWVPAATGVFRFSSRNKDQLAALWGQRKGNKRPMTYQKMSRALRNYARSGEIFKVKKKLTYQFSPNTLMSLQKCHRGDL
- the spic gene encoding transcription factor Spi-C; its protein translation is MASTEGSTQSYKMGSFDNDINQHFQDAIDVIQQHSNHSYYESEYTYYETLGPQQPSLQCQISCCLVTHPSDVPTSTYDWNDTAQQAWPQVIPDVSLNHSQTESPHFYSILPPQRNSKGRKKLRLYEYLHEALNDPNMGDSIQWTDSGSGTFHFISKNKEKLAECWGQRKGNRKTMTYQKMARALRNYSRTGEIIKVRRKLTYQFNPDILHRLGSAQVPMHLPCHPAQEEVHIQQQQNLAEQSYCGSAAPDWHSWYGHYQLQEDYDLAASFTSHNAAKL